One genomic window of Oncorhynchus kisutch isolate 150728-3 linkage group LG24, Okis_V2, whole genome shotgun sequence includes the following:
- the LOC109869591 gene encoding protein-glutamine gamma-glutamyltransferase 2 isoform X1, which yields MDQALDIERCDLESRINNTTHHTDQNGLDRLIVRRGLPFTITLHLRSGSQFEAGVSTFRLIVEIGPLPKELSGTKSTFSLTDSALKTAWSVSTNSPPGNVVSLSVSSPPDVPIGLYSLTLDQGQKVKLGEFVLLFNPWCDKDAVYMEEERDRQEYVLSQAGLIYKGTTKRIKASPWTFGQFEPGMLDICLKLLDENPKYSSDADADCSGRRNPVYVTRVISAMINSNDDKGVLVGNWSGDYDDGVRPSHWTDSVAILHQWADNCCQRVRYGQCWVFAAVACTVSRALGIPCRVVTNFGSAHDTNSNLLIEFLYDEDGNDISDDSVWNFHVWVDNWMARPDLDAGYDGWQASDPTPQEKSEGVFCCGPVPLKAIKEGELNLKYDAPFVFAEVNADVVEYVKLTNGRMVKMGGSSIDVGHFISTKAVGSDERHDITHLYKHPEGSLQEREVFERAKHHHELQQKGEEPGLKVKIKVSLDMDIGADFDVFAVVTNNTEADKTCRVMFYARIVSYDGKPGANCGFIEDLTMEVPTGKEKRLPLRLEYVDYGDTITSDRLIQLVLIVIESSPREFHKAKRTIVLENPDIAIKLLGEPRVNQKVSAQISLQNPLPEPLQNCFFSVMGASLTDGKLLIQNVGTVGPKQEAKYTVEFTPTSTGSRTLTVDFDSDKLSNIKGYLNIEIKE from the exons ATGGATCAAG CCTTGGATATAGAGCGATGTGATTTGGAGAGTAGGATCAACAATACTACTCACCACACTGACCAGAATGGGCTTGACCGGCTGATAGTTAGAAGGGGCCTGCCCTTCACCATCACTTTGCACCTCAGATCTGGGAGTCAGTTCGAAGCAGGCGTCAGCACCTTCAGGCTCATAGTAGAGATAG GGCCGTTACCTAAAGAGCTATCAGGCACCAAGTCTACCTTCAGTCTGACTGACTCTGCATTAAAGACAGCCTGGAGTGTGTCCACTAATAGTCCCCCTGGGAAtgtagtctctctgtctgtgtcctccccTCCTGATGTCCCCATTGGACTGTACTCCTTGACCTTGGACCAGGGCCAGAAGGTCAAACTGGGGGAGTTTGTACTGCTGTTCAATCCCTGGTGTGACA AGGATGCAGTAtacatggaggaagagagagataggcagGAATATGTGTTATCCCAGGCTGGTCTCATCTATAAAGGCACAACAAAACGAATCAAAGCCTCCCCATGGACATTTGGCCAG TTTGAGCCTGGGATGCTGGACATCTGTCTGAAACTCCTGGATGAGAATCCTAAATACTCGTCAGATGCCGATGCAGACTGTTCTGGAAGGAGAAACCCAGTTTATGTGACTAGGGTGATCAGTGCCATG ATCAACAGTAATGATGACAAAGGTGTGCTAGTGGGGAACTGGTCAGGTGACTATGATGATGGCGTGAGACCCTCTCACTGGACAGACAGTGTTGCCATACTACATCAGTGGGCTGATAACTGCTGCCAGAGGGTTCGCTATGGCCAGTGTTGGGTGTTTGCTGCAGTAGCATGCACAG TTTCTCGTGCTCTGGGTATCCCGTGTCGAGTGGTTACTAACTTTGGATCCGCTCATGACACGAACAGCAACCTACTGATTGAGTTCCTGTATGATGAGGATGGGAATGATATATCTGATGATTCCGTATG GAACTTCCACGTGTGGGTGGATAATTGGATGGCTCGTCCTGATCTTGATGCAGGCTATGATGGCTGGCAAGCAAGTGACCCCACACCACAAGAAAAGAGTGAAG GAGTGTTCTGCTGTGGCCCTGTCCCTCTGAAAGCCATTAAAGAGGGGGAACTAAATCTGAAGTACGACGCCCCTTTTGTGTTTGCTGAGGTCAACGCTGACGTGGTCGAGTATGTGAAGCTGACCAATGGTAGGATGGTAAAGATGGGGGGATCGTCCATAGATGTGGGGCACTTTATTAGCACCAAGGCTGTGGGCAGTGACGAGAGGCACGACATCACACACCTATACAAGCACCCTGAAG GTTCTttgcaggagagagaggtcttTGAGAGAGCCAAGCATCACCATGAGCTCCAGCAGAAAGGAGAGGAACCAGGCCTGAAGGTGAAGATCAAGGTGTCCCTTGACATGGACATTGGGGCAGATTTTGATGTGTTTGCAGTCgtcacaaacaacacagaggCTGACAAGACGTGTCGTGTTATGTTTTATGCCCGAATTGTGTCCTATGATGGCAAACCAGGTGCCAATTGTGGATTTATTGAAGACTTAACCATGGAGGTTCCCACTGGAAAAG AGAAGCGCCTTCCCCTAAGACTGGAGTATGTTGACTATGGTGACACCATAACGTCAGATAGGCTGATTCAATTGGTTCTCATTGTCATCGAATCAAGTCCCAGGGAATTCCACAAGGCAAAGAGGACCATTGTGCTGGAGAACCCAGATATAGCCATTAAG CTCTTGGGAGAACCCAGAGTGAACCAGAAGGTGTCTGCACAAATCTCACTACAGAACCCTCTACCAGAACCCCTGCAGAACTGCTTCTTCAGTGTGATGGGAGCCAGCCTCACAGATGGAAAACTCCTCATACAGAA TGTTGGAACTGTGGGTCCAAAACAAGAGGCCAAGTACACAGTGGAATTCACACCTACTAGCACCGGGTCCAGGACCCTAACGGTAGATTTTGACAGTGACAAGCTGAGCAACATCAAGGGATACTTGAACATTGAGATAAAGGAATGA
- the LOC109869591 gene encoding protein-glutamine gamma-glutamyltransferase 2 isoform X2, with product MDQALDIERCDLESRINNTTHHTDQNGLDRLIVRRGLPFTITLHLRSGSQFEAGVSTFRLIVEIGPLPKELSGTKSTFSLTDSALKTAWSVSTNSPPGNVVSLSVSSPPDVPIGLYSLTLDQGQKVKLGEFVLLFNPWCDKDAVYMEEERDRQEYVLSQAGLIYKGTTKRIKASPWTFGQFEPGMLDICLKLLDENPKYSSDADADCSGRRNPVYVTRVISAMINSNDDKGVLVGNWSGDYDDGVRPSHWTDSVAILHQWADNCCQRVRYGQCWVFAAVACTVSRALGIPCRVVTNFGSAHDTNSNLLIEFLYDEDGNDISDDSVWNFHVWVDNWMARPDLDAGYDGWQASDPTPQEKSEGVFCCGPVPLKAIKEGELNLKYDAPFVFAEVNADVVEYVKLTNGRMVKMGGSSIDVGHFISTKAVGSDERHDITHLYKHPEGSLQEREVFERAKHHHELQQKGEEPGLKVKIKVSLDMDIGADFDVFAVVTNNTEADKTCRVMFYARIVSYDGKPGANCGFIEDLTMEVPTGKEKRLPLRLEYVDYGDTITSDRLIQLVLIVIESSPREFHKAKRTIVLENPDIAIKLLGEPRVNQKVSAQISLQNPLPEPLQNCFFSVMGASLTDGKLLIQNVGTVGPKQEAKYTVEFTPTSTGSRTLTECSAVALSL from the exons ATGGATCAAG CCTTGGATATAGAGCGATGTGATTTGGAGAGTAGGATCAACAATACTACTCACCACACTGACCAGAATGGGCTTGACCGGCTGATAGTTAGAAGGGGCCTGCCCTTCACCATCACTTTGCACCTCAGATCTGGGAGTCAGTTCGAAGCAGGCGTCAGCACCTTCAGGCTCATAGTAGAGATAG GGCCGTTACCTAAAGAGCTATCAGGCACCAAGTCTACCTTCAGTCTGACTGACTCTGCATTAAAGACAGCCTGGAGTGTGTCCACTAATAGTCCCCCTGGGAAtgtagtctctctgtctgtgtcctccccTCCTGATGTCCCCATTGGACTGTACTCCTTGACCTTGGACCAGGGCCAGAAGGTCAAACTGGGGGAGTTTGTACTGCTGTTCAATCCCTGGTGTGACA AGGATGCAGTAtacatggaggaagagagagataggcagGAATATGTGTTATCCCAGGCTGGTCTCATCTATAAAGGCACAACAAAACGAATCAAAGCCTCCCCATGGACATTTGGCCAG TTTGAGCCTGGGATGCTGGACATCTGTCTGAAACTCCTGGATGAGAATCCTAAATACTCGTCAGATGCCGATGCAGACTGTTCTGGAAGGAGAAACCCAGTTTATGTGACTAGGGTGATCAGTGCCATG ATCAACAGTAATGATGACAAAGGTGTGCTAGTGGGGAACTGGTCAGGTGACTATGATGATGGCGTGAGACCCTCTCACTGGACAGACAGTGTTGCCATACTACATCAGTGGGCTGATAACTGCTGCCAGAGGGTTCGCTATGGCCAGTGTTGGGTGTTTGCTGCAGTAGCATGCACAG TTTCTCGTGCTCTGGGTATCCCGTGTCGAGTGGTTACTAACTTTGGATCCGCTCATGACACGAACAGCAACCTACTGATTGAGTTCCTGTATGATGAGGATGGGAATGATATATCTGATGATTCCGTATG GAACTTCCACGTGTGGGTGGATAATTGGATGGCTCGTCCTGATCTTGATGCAGGCTATGATGGCTGGCAAGCAAGTGACCCCACACCACAAGAAAAGAGTGAAG GAGTGTTCTGCTGTGGCCCTGTCCCTCTGAAAGCCATTAAAGAGGGGGAACTAAATCTGAAGTACGACGCCCCTTTTGTGTTTGCTGAGGTCAACGCTGACGTGGTCGAGTATGTGAAGCTGACCAATGGTAGGATGGTAAAGATGGGGGGATCGTCCATAGATGTGGGGCACTTTATTAGCACCAAGGCTGTGGGCAGTGACGAGAGGCACGACATCACACACCTATACAAGCACCCTGAAG GTTCTttgcaggagagagaggtcttTGAGAGAGCCAAGCATCACCATGAGCTCCAGCAGAAAGGAGAGGAACCAGGCCTGAAGGTGAAGATCAAGGTGTCCCTTGACATGGACATTGGGGCAGATTTTGATGTGTTTGCAGTCgtcacaaacaacacagaggCTGACAAGACGTGTCGTGTTATGTTTTATGCCCGAATTGTGTCCTATGATGGCAAACCAGGTGCCAATTGTGGATTTATTGAAGACTTAACCATGGAGGTTCCCACTGGAAAAG AGAAGCGCCTTCCCCTAAGACTGGAGTATGTTGACTATGGTGACACCATAACGTCAGATAGGCTGATTCAATTGGTTCTCATTGTCATCGAATCAAGTCCCAGGGAATTCCACAAGGCAAAGAGGACCATTGTGCTGGAGAACCCAGATATAGCCATTAAG CTCTTGGGAGAACCCAGAGTGAACCAGAAGGTGTCTGCACAAATCTCACTACAGAACCCTCTACCAGAACCCCTGCAGAACTGCTTCTTCAGTGTGATGGGAGCCAGCCTCACAGATGGAAAACTCCTCATACAGAA TGTTGGAACTGTGGGTCCAAAACAAGAGGCCAAGTACACAGTGGAATTCACACCTACTAGCACCGGGTCCAGGACCCTAACG GAGTGTTCTGCTGTGGCCCTGTCCCTCTGA
- the LOC116356886 gene encoding protein-glutamine gamma-glutamyltransferase 2-like, translating to MVKMGGSSIDVGHFISTKAVGSDERHDITHLYKHPEGSLQEREVFERAKHHHELQQKGEEPGLKVKIKVSLDMDIGADFDVFAVVTNNTEADKTCRVMFYARIVSYDGKPGANCGFIEDLTMEVPTGKEKRLPLRLEYVDYGDTITSDRLIQLVLIVIESSPREFHKAKRTIVLENPDIAIKLLGEPRVNQKVSAQISLQNPLPEPLQNCFFSVMGASLTDGKLLIQNVGTVGPKQEAKYTVEFTPTSTGSRTLTVDFDSDKLSNIKGYLNIEIKE from the exons ATGGTAAAGATGGGGGGATCGTCCATAGATGTGGGGCACTTTATTAGCACCAAGGCTGTGGGCAGTGACGAGAGGCACGACATCACACACCTATACAAGCACCCTGAAG GTTCTttgcaggagagagaggtcttTGAGAGAGCCAAGCATCACCATGAGCTCCAGCAGAAAGGAGAGGAACCAGGCCTGAAGGTGAAGATCAAGGTGTCCCTTGACATGGACATTGGGGCAGATTTTGATGTGTTTGCAGTCgtcacaaacaacacagaggCTGACAAGACGTGTCGTGTTATGTTTTATGCCCGAATTGTGTCCTATGATGGCAAACCAGGTGCCAATTGTGGATTTATTGAAGACTTAACCATGGAGGTTCCCACTGGAAAAG AGAAGCGCCTTCCCCTAAGACTGGAGTATGTTGACTATGGTGACACCATAACGTCAGATAGGCTGATTCAATTGGTTCTCATTGTCATCGAATCAAGTCCCAGGGAATTCCACAAGGCAAAGAGGACCATTGTGCTGGAGAACCCAGATATAGCCATTAAG CTCTTGGGAGAACCCAGAGTGAACCAGAAGGTGTCTGCACAAATCTCACTACAGAACCCTCTACCAGAACCCCTGCAGAACTGCTTCTTCAGTGTGATGGGAGCCAGCCTCACAGATGGAAAACTCCTCATACAGAA TGTTGGAACTGTGGGTCCAAAACAAGAGGCCAAGTACACAGTGGAATTCACACCTACTAGCACCGGGTCCAGGACCCTAACGGTAGATTTTGACAGTGACAAGCTGAGCAACATCAAGGGATACTTGAACATTGAGATAAAGGAATGA